A section of the Streptomyces sp. NBC_01591 genome encodes:
- a CDS encoding MaoC family dehydratase, which translates to MPLTVNGIPEILALSGRDLGHSDWKEITQELIDAYAHVSGDHQWIHTDVERAASGPYGRTIAHGYMVLSWGIPMFAELLRIEGVGRALNYGVNRVRYPAPVPVGSRVRLHATVAGVKKVARGGVEMARTFTFELEGSEKPACVAESLTHFYP; encoded by the coding sequence GTGCCGCTGACCGTGAACGGCATCCCGGAGATCCTCGCGCTGAGCGGGCGCGACCTCGGGCACTCCGACTGGAAGGAGATCACCCAGGAACTCATCGACGCGTACGCGCATGTCTCCGGGGACCACCAGTGGATCCACACCGACGTCGAGCGCGCCGCGTCCGGCCCGTACGGACGGACCATCGCCCACGGGTACATGGTGCTCAGCTGGGGCATCCCGATGTTCGCCGAGCTGCTCCGGATCGAGGGTGTGGGCCGCGCCCTCAACTACGGGGTCAACCGGGTCCGCTACCCGGCGCCCGTGCCGGTCGGCAGCAGGGTCCGGCTGCATGCCACCGTCGCCGGGGTGAAGAAGGTCGCACGTGGCGGCGTGGAGATGGCCCGGACGTTCACCTTCGAACTCGAGGGGTCCGAGAAGCCGGCCTGCGTGGCCGAGTCGCTGACGCACTTCTACCCGTAG
- a CDS encoding dihydrodipicolinate synthase family protein yields the protein MSLTSPLHGVVPPVCTPLDPRGEVDTASLARLVEHLIDGGVHGLFALGSTSEVAYLTDEQRATTLETVVNATDGRVPVLAGVIDTTTARVVEHARSAAELGADALVATAPFYTRTHGKEIAQHFRRLRAAVDLPLFAYDIPVAVHSKLSPALVRELAEDGTLAGLKDSSGDEGGLRRLIVELGGRDGRTDGPTPRFSILTGSELTVDAALLAGVDGVVPGIGNVDPAGYVRLYDAARAGNWELAAKEQERLVELFAMVDVGPEADMGRSSSALGSFKAALQLLGVIACGDTAFPQIQLSAESVALVAQRLRAAGLPPVR from the coding sequence ATGTCCCTGACCTCACCGCTGCACGGCGTCGTCCCGCCGGTCTGCACACCGCTCGACCCTCGGGGAGAGGTCGACACCGCGTCCCTCGCCCGGCTCGTCGAGCACCTCATCGACGGTGGCGTGCACGGGCTGTTCGCGCTCGGGTCCACCAGCGAGGTCGCGTACCTCACCGACGAGCAGCGCGCCACGACGCTGGAGACCGTGGTCAACGCGACCGACGGCAGGGTTCCGGTGCTGGCCGGTGTCATCGACACCACCACCGCCCGGGTAGTCGAGCACGCCAGGTCCGCCGCCGAGCTGGGCGCGGACGCCCTGGTCGCGACCGCGCCGTTCTACACCCGCACCCACGGCAAGGAGATCGCCCAGCACTTCCGGCGGCTGCGCGCCGCGGTCGACCTGCCGCTGTTCGCGTACGACATCCCGGTCGCCGTGCACAGCAAGCTCTCCCCCGCGCTGGTGCGCGAGCTCGCCGAGGACGGCACCCTGGCCGGTCTCAAGGACAGCAGCGGCGACGAGGGCGGGCTGCGCCGCCTGATCGTCGAGCTGGGTGGCCGCGACGGCCGCACGGACGGTCCGACGCCGCGGTTCAGCATCCTCACCGGCTCCGAACTCACCGTGGACGCTGCCCTGTTGGCCGGGGTCGACGGTGTCGTGCCGGGCATCGGCAATGTCGACCCGGCCGGATATGTGCGGCTCTACGACGCCGCACGGGCCGGGAACTGGGAGCTGGCCGCGAAGGAGCAGGAGCGGCTCGTCGAGCTGTTCGCCATGGTCGACGTCGGCCCGGAGGCGGACATGGGCCGCAGTTCCTCGGCGCTCGGCTCGTTCAAGGCGGCGCTCCAGCTGCTCGGCGTCATCGCCTGCGGTGACACGGCCTTCCCGCAGATCCAGCTGAGTGCCGAGTCCGTCGCCCTGGTCGCCCAGCGCCTGCGTGCCGCCGGTCTGCCGCCGGTCCGGTGA